In one window of Rhinopithecus roxellana isolate Shanxi Qingling chromosome 15, ASM756505v1, whole genome shotgun sequence DNA:
- the BCL9L gene encoding B-cell CLL/lymphoma 9-like protein isoform X2, translating to MHPENKLTNHGKTGNGGAQSQHQNVNQGPTCNLGSKGVGAGNHGAKANQISPSNSSLKNPQTGVPPFSSLKGKVKRERSVSVDSGEQREAGTPSLDSEAKEVAPRSKRRCVLERKQPYSGDEWCSGPDSEEDDKPIGATHNCNVADPAMAAPQLGPGQTTQLPLSESSVPGAPHGPPPGLRPDAPGGGGGGGGVPGKPPSQFVYVFTTHLANTAAEAVLQGRADSILAYHQQNVPRAKLDQAPKVPPTPEPLPLSTPTAGTPQSQPPPLPLPPPPAPGSAPPALPPEGPPEDSSQDLAPSSVGAASTGGGTGGTHPNTPTATTANNPLPPGGDPSSAPGPALLGEAAPTGNGQRSLGGSEGLSKEQLEHRERSLQTLRDIERLLLRSGETEPFLKGPTGGAGEGGPPAQAPPPPTQQPPTAPPSGLKKYEEPLQSMISQTQSLGGPPLEHEVPGHPPGGDMGQQMNMMIQRLGQDSLTPEQVAWRKLQEEYYEEKRRKEEQIGLHGGRPLQDMMGMGGMMVRGPPPPYHSKPGDQWPPGMGAQLRGPMDVQDPMQLRGGPPFPGPRFPGNQIQRVPGFGGMQSMPMEVPMNAMQRPVRPGMGWTEDLPPMGGPSNFAQNTMPYPGGQGEAERFMTPRVREELLRHQLLEKRSMGMQRPLGMAGGGMGQSMEMERMMQAHRQMDPAMFPGQMAGSEGLAGTPMGMEFGGNRGLLSPPMGQSGLREVDPPMGPGNLNMNMNVNMNMNMNLNVQMTPQQQMLMSQKMRGPGDMMGPQGLSPEEMARVRAQNSSGVMGGPQKMLMPSQFPNQGQQGFSGGQGPYQAMSQDMGNTQDMFSPDQSSMPMSNVGTTRLSHMPLPSASNPPGTVHSAPNRGLGRRPSDLTISINQMGSPGMGHLKSPTLSQVHSPLVTSPSANLKSPQTPSQMVPLPSANPPGPLKSPQVLGSSLSVRSPTGSPSRLKSPSMAVPSPGWVASPKTAMPSPGVSQNKQPPLNMNSSTTLSNMEQGALPPSGPRSSSSAPPANPPSGLMNPSLPFTSSPDPTPSQNPLSLMMTQMSKYAMPSSTPLYHNAIKTIATSDDELLPDRPLLPPPPPPQGSGPGISNSQPSQMHLNSTAAQSPMGMNLPGQQPLSHEPPPAMLPSPTPLGSNIPLHPNPQGTGGPPQNSMMMAPGGPDSLNAPCGPVPSSSQMMPFPPRLQQPHGAMAPTGGGGGGPGLQQHYPSGMPLPPEDLPNQPPGPMPPQQHLMGKAMAGRMGDTYPPGVLPGVASVLNDPELSEVIRPTPTGIPEFDLSRIIPSEKPSSTLQYFPKSENQPPKAQPPNLHLMNLQNMMAEQTPSRPPNLPGQQGVQRGLNMSMCHPGQMSLLGRTGVPPQQGMVPHGLHQGVMSSPQGLMTQQNFMLMKQRGVGGEVYSQPPHMLSPQGSLMGPPPQQNLMVSHPLRQRSVSLDSQMGYLPAPGGMANLPF from the exons ATTGTAATGTAGCAGACCCAGCCATGGCGGCCCCACAGCTGGGTCCCGGCCAAACCACCCAACTGCCCCTCAGCGAGAGCAGCGTGCCAGGCGCCCCGCACGGCCCTCCTCCTGGCCTTCGGCCTGATGCCcctgggggcgggggcgggggcgggggcgtcCCCGGAAAGCCTCCCTCGCAGTTCGTATACGTCTTCACCACCCACCTGGCCAACAC GGCCGCGGAGGCAGTGCTGCAGGGCCGGGCAGACTCCATCCTCGCCTACCACCAGCAGAACGTGCCCCGGGCCAAGCTTGACCAG GCCCCTAAAGTGCCCCCCACCCCAGAACCGCTACCCCTGAGCACGCCGACAGCGGGCACCCCACAGTCCCAGCCACCTCCACTGCCGCTGCCGCCACCCCCGGCCCCTGGCAGTGCCCCGCCTGCTCTGCCCCCAGAGGGGCCTCCTGAGGACAGCAGTCAGGACCTGGCCCCCAGCTCAGTGGGAGCTGCCAGCACAGGTGGTGGGACTGGGGGCACCCACCCTAACACCCCGACGGCTACCACCGCCAacaaccctctgcctcctggaggaGACCCCAGCAGTGCCCCCGGCCCTGCCCTGCTGGGGGAGGCAGCCCCCACTGGAAACGGGCAGCGCAGCCTGGGGGGCTCAGAGGGCCTGTCCAAAGAGCAGCTGGAGCACCGGGAACGGTCCCTCCAGACGCTGCGAGACATTGAGCGACTGCTGCTCCGCAGCGGAGAGACTGAGCCCTTCCTCAAGGGGCCCACGGGAGGAGCGGGTGAGGGGGGCCCACCAGCACAagcccctcctccccccacccagcAGCCACCCACGGCCCCTCCCAGCGGGCTGAAGAAGTACGAGGAACCCTTGCAGTCCATGATTTCGCAGACACAGAGCCTAGGGGGCCCCCCTCTGGAGCACGAAGTGCCTGGGCATCCCCCGGGTGGGGACATGGGGCAGCAGATGAACATGATGATACAGAGGCTGGGCCAGGACAGCCTCACGCCCGAGCAGGTGGCCTGGCGCAAGCTGCAGGAGGAGTACTACGAGGAGAAACGGCGGAAAGAGGAACAGATTGGGCTGCACGGGGGCCGCCCTCTGCAGGACATGATGGGCATGGGGGGCATGATGGTGAGGGGGCCCCCGCCTCCTTACCACAGCAAGCCTGGGGATCAGTGGCCGCCTGGAATGGGTGCGCAGCTGCGGGGACCCATGGATGTTCAAGATCCCATGCAGCTCCGGGGCGGACCTCCCTTTCCTGGCCCCCGTTTCCCAGGCAACCAGATACAACGGGTGCCTGGGTTTGGGGGCATGCAGAGTATGCCCATGGAGGTGCCCATGAATGCCATGCAGAGGCCCGTAAGACCAGGCATGGGCTGGACCGAAGACTTGCCCCCTATGGGGGGACCCAGCAATTTTGCCCAGAACACCATGCCCTACCCAGGTGGGCAGGGTGAGGCGGAGCGATTCATGACCCCCCGAGTCCGTGAGGAGCTGCTGCGGCACCAGCTGCTGGAGAAGCGGTCGATGGGCATGCAGCGCCCCCTGGGCATGGCAGGCGGTGGCATGGGACAGAGCATGGAGATGGAGCGGATGATGCAGGCACACCGGCAGATGGATCCTGCCATGTTCCCAGGGCAGATGGCTGGCAGTGAGGGCCTGGCGGGCACTCCCATGGGCATGGAGTTTGGTGGAAACCGGGGCCTCCTGAGCCCTCCCATGGGACAGTCTGGGCTGAGGGAGGTGGACCCGCCCATGGGGCCAGGCAACCTCAACATGAACATGAATGTGAACATGAACATGAACATGAACCTGAACGTGCAGATGACCCCGCAGCAGCAGATGCTGATGTCGCAGAAGATGCGGGGCCCTGGGGACATGATGGGGCCCCAGGGACTCAGTCCTGAGGAGATGGCCCGGGTTCGGGCCCAGAACAGCAGTGGCGTGATGGGCGGCCCGCAAAAGATGCTGATGCCTTCACAGTTTCCCAACCAGGGCCAGCAGGGATTCTCTGGGGGCCAGGGACCCTACCAAGCCATGTCCCAGGACATGGGCAATACCCAAGACATGTTCAGCCCTGATCAGAGCTCAATGCCCATGAGCAACGTGGGCACCACCCGGCTCAGCCACAtgcctctgccctctgcctccaATCCTCCCGGGACCGTGCATTCAGCCCCAAACCGGGGGCTAGGCAGGCGGCCTTCGGACCTCACCATCAGTATTAATCAGATGGGCTCACCGGGCATGGGTCACTTGAAGTCACCCACCCTTAGCCAGGTGCACTCACCCCTGGTCACCTCGCCCTCTGCCAACCTCAAGTCACCCCAGACTCCCTCACAGATGGTGCCCTTGCCTTCTGCCAACCCGCCAGGACCTCTCAAGTCACCCCAGGTCCTCGGCTCCTCCCTCAGCGTCCGTTCGCCCACTGGCTCGCCCAGCAGGCTCAAGTCTCCTTCCATGGCGGTGCCTTCTCCAGGCTGGGTTGCCTCACCCAAGACGGCCATGCCCAGTCCTGGGGTCTCCCAGAATAAGCAGCCGCCTCTCAACATGAACTCTTccaccaccctgagcaacatggaaCAGG GTGCCCTCCCGCCTAGCGGCCCCCGGAGCAGCTCCTCAGCACCTCCCGCCAACCCTCCCAGCGGCCTCATGAACCCCAGCCTACCATTCACTTCCTCCCCAGACCCCACGCCTTCCCAGAACCCCCTGTCACTGATGATGACCCAGATGTCCAAGTACGCCATGCCCAGCTCCACCCCGCTCTACCACAATGCCATCAAGACCATCGCCACCTCAGACGACGAGCTGCTGCCCGACCGGCCCCTGCtgccccccccaccaccaccacagggcTCTGGGCCAG GGATCAGCAACAGCCAGCCCAGCCAGATGCACCTGAACTCAACCGCTGCCCAGAGCCCCATGGGCATGAACCTGCCAGGCCAGCAGCCCCTGTCCCATGAGCCCCCACCCGCCATgctgccctcccccacccctctgGGCTCCAACATTCCACTGCATCCCAACCCACAGGGGACAGGAGGGCCCCCTCAAAACTCCATGATGATGGCTCCAGGGGGCCCCGACTCCCTGAATGCCCCCTGTGGCCCGGTGCCCAGCTCCTCCCAGATGATGCCCTTCCCCCCTCGACTGCAGCAGCCACATGGTGCCATGGCCCCcactgggggtgggggcggggggcctGGCCTGCAGCAGCACTACCCGTCAGGCATGCCCCTGCCTCCCGAGGACCTGCCCAACCAGCCGCCAGGCCCCATGCCTCCCCAGCAGCACTTGATGGGCAAAGCCATGGCTGGGCGCATGGGTGACACATACCCACCGGGTGTGCTCCCTGGGGTGGCATCAGTGCTGAACGACCCCGAGCTGAGCGAGGTGATCCGGCCCACCCCAACGGGGATCCCCGAGTTCGACTTGTCAAGGATCATCCCCTCTGAGAAGCCAAGCAGCACCCTCCAGTACTTCCCCAAGAGCGAGAACCAGCCCCCCAAGGCTCAGCCCCCCAATCTGCATCTCATGAACCTGCAGAACATGATGGCGGAGCAGActccctctcggcctcccaacctcCCAGGCCAGCAGGGCGTCCAGCGGGGGCTCAACATGTCCATGTGCCACCCCGGACAGATGTCCTTGCTGGGCAGGACAGGTGTGCCCCCACAGCAGGGGATGGTGCCCCATGGCCTGCACCAGGGGGTCATGTCATCTCCACAAGGCCTCATGACCCAGCAGAATTTCATGCTGATGAAGCAGCGGGGCGTGGGGGGCGAGGTCTACAGCCAGCCGCCCCACATGCTCTCCCCGCAGGGCTCCCTCATGGGCCCCCCGCCCCAGCAGAACCTCATGGTGTCCCACCCCCTTCGGCAGCGCAGTGTGTCCCTGGACAGCCAGATGGGCTACCTCCCGGCGCCAGGCGGCATGGCCAACCTTCCTTTCTAG